In Zobellia roscoffensis, the following are encoded in one genomic region:
- a CDS encoding gliding motility-associated C-terminal domain-containing protein: MEKVSPKIMNKYGIILGSLIASMSSPQMMAQDSFHNYGNIKMHESAQIGFYQDLINDGSFDDNKGLAGFYNEDVAFISGAFRPVFEDLEIVVDNDLVLEVGIGITNNSNFISGDLVTPRYLVDTNIEYITNSFYNGDTDFTKVDGYSAIKNKKEFLFPIGHFDKLRPLKLASEQINENAKSAYFYEDPNSPSTFGTSFYTEDRTDILIAISNHEFWDLDTKTPSKVTLGWDTESNLPSFLDAIENLRVVGWHSERNIWEDLGNTGLDGDFDQGEITSDVFTPDDYTVISFGGSLSMQSVDLGNYLLTPNGDGNADFFVLKAVSISPNNKLTIFNRWGRAVYEATNYNNTFEGTANVNGVYNTAKKLPAGVYFYIIDLKDIGLKHQGFLYINQK; encoded by the coding sequence TTGGAGAAAGTAAGTCCTAAAATTATGAATAAATACGGTATTATTCTTGGTAGCTTGATTGCAAGCATGTCCAGTCCTCAAATGATGGCTCAAGACTCATTTCATAATTATGGGAACATAAAAATGCATGAAAGTGCACAAATAGGTTTCTACCAAGATTTAATTAATGACGGTTCTTTTGACGACAACAAAGGGCTTGCCGGATTTTATAACGAAGACGTCGCTTTTATTAGCGGTGCCTTTAGACCTGTCTTTGAAGATTTAGAAATTGTAGTAGACAATGACCTTGTTCTAGAAGTTGGTATTGGCATTACCAATAATAGTAATTTTATTTCGGGAGATTTAGTTACTCCTAGGTATTTAGTAGATACGAATATTGAATATATTACAAATTCCTTTTACAATGGCGATACCGATTTTACCAAAGTAGATGGATATTCAGCCATAAAAAACAAAAAAGAGTTTCTTTTTCCTATTGGTCATTTTGATAAATTAAGACCTTTAAAATTAGCTTCAGAGCAAATTAATGAAAATGCGAAGTCAGCTTACTTCTATGAAGACCCCAATAGTCCGTCTACCTTTGGCACCTCATTTTATACCGAAGACAGAACAGATATATTGATTGCCATCAGTAATCATGAGTTTTGGGACCTAGACACAAAAACACCATCCAAAGTTACACTAGGATGGGATACCGAAAGTAACTTACCTAGTTTCTTAGACGCCATAGAAAACTTACGAGTAGTAGGTTGGCATTCGGAAAGAAATATCTGGGAAGATTTAGGCAATACTGGTTTGGACGGAGACTTTGATCAAGGAGAAATAACTTCGGACGTATTTACACCGGACGATTATACCGTAATTTCTTTTGGCGGAAGCCTTAGTATGCAAAGCGTAGACCTAGGAAATTATCTATTGACTCCAAATGGTGACGGAAATGCCGATTTTTTTGTTTTAAAAGCGGTTTCTATTTCACCTAACAACAAACTTACCATTTTCAACAGATGGGGTAGAGCCGTCTATGAAGCCACTAACTACAACAACACTTTTGAAGGTACTGCCAACGTAAACGGTGTTTATAATACAGCAAAAAAACTACCTGCAGGTGTATATTTTTATATTATCGATTTGAAGGATATTGGTCTTAAGCATCAAGGTTTTTTGTATATCAATCAAAAATAA